CTATCATATAtatgaaaatgaaatcttttataatatttttgtaGGACGGATCTCTTTATAAAATCACAAATAATAGAGTATTATAAGCCACAAATTCACAATCTATTAGCAATAAAATTTGTATTccgttttataaataaattttatacttGAAATAAACGTGAGTAGTACAAATTAGAATTAAATAACatagattatattttttttattgacgTCACGTATGAATATGGATAAATACTTATTAGGTATAATCTTACGTAATTAATACTCTAATGTTACgtttatttgaaattattaattGGATTTAGCGTATTTTCAGTGGTTTATTTGAGTAATGCTAAATAACCGTTGGTTCTTATAAATGGAAAGAAAATGTTGGATATAGAACGATCGAATATATGGTGCTTGAGTTGTTgtacggtttaaaatatttgagttgcacaatttatcactagctatagctttggTATAGCGATAATCGCTCGCTCCTACAGAAAATAGAAAAATCCTGGAGTAGGTCTCTtctgagacggtatcacgaatctttatctatgagacgggtcaaccctacaaatattcacaataacaagtaaatatttttagcataaaaagtaataatttttcatggataacccaaataagagatctgtctcacaaaatacgatctgtgagaccatctcacacaaatttttgccaaaatCTTGATATGGTATTCATTTACAATCTTTTGATGTGTAtaaatgaaaagaaaatgaCAAAATTGTGATTATTCATTTTAGAATCAATCTAATCAATTCATTctaattttgatatgtattcACCACATACTTATATGAGTATAATAATACGACACTCACTTATTagatgtataattttttatatttcatcatATTTAATATGATAGTATCGGGTATCGCGCACACAAGAGACTTCACAACCCTAGCCCAGATAACGTAACTTTGAAAACAGCCCACGGCCCAACCTCATCCGAGCACATTTACTTTTACCAAGATACCCAAAACAGCCCATGGCCCAACCTGCACATTTACTTTTGCCGAGATACCCCGAAATTAACAACGAATCTGCAGAGCTGTACGGGGTAATTTTGTCAAACGATATATCAACGGCTTTCTTCTCAATATAGCCGTTACAATTCTCTTTcctaaacaaaaaaaattttgcGGACTTCGCAAGCTGCTAGCAAACCCTAATTCGCAAAATTTAATTGTATATAAACCCCTCCGCTTCTTGTACTAGACTACCAATCAGTCAATCGCTTTACAATCTCTTTTGCTCGATCTAATCGAATTATTGGGGGGACGGCGCTTTGGCCACCGCACTCTCTTTTAACGATCTCTATCTCCTGATTACTGGGTTTCTTTTAATTGTTtgtttaattcaaattttaggTTGAAATTTGATTTAGCTATTTGTTTCAGTTTTTCTTTTCTCGTGAAAATTTTGTTTGCAGCGTGTTTGGTTTCTTGATTTCTGTGGATATCACGCAAATTCTCACACACTCGCACAAAGCACACCTCGATCTGTATTTCTGTTTCTGTGCTATATTTTCCTGCCTGTTGTGTTGTTTTTCCATAGTGATGGATGCAGGTATGATCAACTCTTCGGCATCATCGAACAAGACTCAATCGAGATACCCGCTTCAAGAACAGCTTCTACAAAAAAGAAACTCGAGGGAAAACGTATGTAACTGTTGCTTTGCCTATATTTCTCGTTATTCTTACCAGACGGATATACTTTTATCTGTCGTGAATGTTTAGGCGCATCTACTgctttaaaatgttttttataTTTGGTCAGATTATAGATTAATAAGCCCGCCTTTTTATTGACAAGAGTTGACGGAATTGATTATGCAAATCCTGAGTTTTGGAAAGTCATTATTTGGGTGCAATACCTGCCAACGGATGGagttattaattaaacaatgttggttttttattttctttgagGAATGTATCAGCTTAGGGTTCTTAAATTGTCTGGTTGATCCTCCAATGTGTGTAGACTAGCATTTTTCTGAGATTATTTGTGCTATATGTATGTATCGTAGTTTCCAGAGAGAAAACCGTTTGTGCATCTCATTAACTGAATACATGTTTTGCAACAGTTGGATCGATTCATACCTAATAGATCAGCAATGGATTTCGATTATGCACATTTCATGCTTACAGAAGGAAGGAAAGGTAAGGAAAATCCATCCGTTAGCTCTTCTCCGTCCAGGGAGGCCTACAGGAAGCATCTTGCAGAAACATTCAACATGAACAGGACAAGGATATTGGCATTTAAGAACAAACCGCCAACACCGGTGGAGGCTATTCCAAACGAGTTTTCATCGACTGCTCACCAAGCCAAACCTGCCAAACCCCGCCGACACATACCCCAGGTTGGTTGGTTTTTTCTTCTAGTGTTCTTGTATTACATAGGAGCTTCTAACTTACCGCCCTCACCGGGTCTTGATGCAGACTTCTGAGAGGACATTAGATGCCCCTGATCTTGTGGATGATTACTATTTGAATTTGTTGGATTGGGGAAGTTCCAATGTTCTTTCTATTGCTCTTGGAAGCACTGTATATTTGTGGGATgcctctgatggaaacacatcAGAACTTGTCACCATAGATGGAGAAAGTGGCCCAGTTACCAGTGTCAAATGGGCTCCTGATGGAAGGCATATTGCTGTTGGTCTGAATAACTCCGAAGTTCAGCTTTGGGATTCCACAGCTAACAGACTTGTAAGCGCCTTTTATGATTCATATCTCTTGGTTGACATTTCTTCATGTTTCTTTTGATTCACCAGTCAAACAATATTCATTATCTGATACTGATCCTGCAGCTAAGAACATTAAAAGGAGGCCATGGATCACGAGTTGGTGCTTTGGACTGGAACAATCACATTTTAACCACTGGAGGAATGGATGGACAGATCATTAACAATGACGTCAGAGTGCGCTCACACATAGTTGAAACTTATAGAGGGCATCATCAAGAAG
This is a stretch of genomic DNA from Primulina eburnea isolate SZY01 chromosome 11, ASM2296580v1, whole genome shotgun sequence. It encodes these proteins:
- the LOC140804985 gene encoding cell division cycle 20.2, cofactor of APC complex-like gives rise to the protein MDAGMINSSASSNKTQSRYPLQEQLLQKRNSRENLDRFIPNRSAMDFDYAHFMLTEGRKGKENPSVSSSPSREAYRKHLAETFNMNRTRILAFKNKPPTPVEAIPNEFSSTAHQAKPAKPRRHIPQTSERTLDAPDLVDDYYLNLLDWGSSNVLSIALGSTVYLWDASDGNTSELVTIDGESGPVTSVKWAPDGRHIAVGLNNSEVQLWDSTANRLLRTLKGGHGSRVGALDWNNHILTTGGMDGQIINNDVRVRSHIVETYRGHHQEVCGLKWSASGQQLASGGNDNLLHIWDRSVASSNAPTQWLHRLEEHTAAVKALAWCPFQGNLLATGGGGGDRCIKFWNTHTGACLNSVDTGSQVCALLWNKNERELLSSHGFTQNQLTLWKYPSMVKITELTGHTSRVLFMSQSPDGCTVASAAGDETLRFWNVFGTPEVLSKPAPKTNVEPFAHLNRIR